The Thermoclostridium stercorarium subsp. stercorarium DSM 8532 genome contains a region encoding:
- a CDS encoding ABC transporter permease — translation MRNYIFRRVLMFVPTVLLLSIIVFFIIQLPPGDYITSYVSRMSAEGEIFTSEDIAKLRQQYGLDKPWYVQYFMWMKNIITKGDFGYSFAYNRPVWTVIMSRLPLTVIITLIIMIFTYLVSLPIGIYSALHQYSVGDFVFTAFGFLGIATPNFLLAIILMYISFKWTGDPLLGLFSEEILREGLNINNLGSFLRHMIIPIIVIGTDSTCGVIRTVRAQMLDEITRQYVLTARAKGVSERTIIYKYCLRAALNPVVSGLAGSLSKLFSGSTISAIVMNMAILGPVLYEALKTQDMYLAGTILLTQGFLVVLGTLLSDIVLAWLDPRIRYAERSN, via the coding sequence ATGAGAAACTATATATTTAGACGTGTTCTAATGTTTGTTCCTACAGTTCTGTTACTGTCAATTATTGTTTTCTTTATTATTCAGTTACCGCCCGGTGATTATATCACCAGTTACGTTTCCAGAATGTCTGCAGAGGGTGAAATTTTCACCAGCGAAGATATAGCAAAACTGAGGCAGCAGTACGGACTGGATAAGCCATGGTACGTACAGTATTTTATGTGGATGAAGAATATAATTACTAAAGGCGATTTCGGCTATTCCTTTGCGTACAACAGACCGGTGTGGACGGTTATCATGTCCAGATTGCCGCTGACTGTTATAATCACCCTGATTATTATGATTTTTACGTACCTGGTTTCACTGCCAATCGGAATCTACAGTGCACTTCACCAGTATTCGGTGGGAGATTTTGTATTCACCGCGTTTGGTTTTCTTGGTATTGCCACGCCTAATTTCCTTCTGGCAATCATATTAATGTATATATCTTTCAAATGGACAGGCGACCCGCTGCTTGGGTTATTTTCAGAAGAAATTCTAAGAGAGGGTCTGAATATCAATAATTTGGGTTCATTTCTGAGACACATGATTATCCCCATAATAGTAATAGGGACCGACAGCACATGTGGTGTGATACGTACGGTAAGAGCCCAGATGCTTGATGAAATTACAAGGCAGTATGTGTTGACCGCACGGGCCAAAGGTGTAAGCGAAAGAACAATTATATACAAATACTGCCTCAGAGCGGCATTAAACCCTGTAGTCAGCGGACTTGCCGGATCCCTTTCAAAACTTTTCTCGGGTTCGACGATATCGGCCATTGTTATGAATATGGCTATTTTGGGGCCGGTGCTTTATGAGGCGTTAAAGACTCAGGATATGTATCTGGCGGGAACCATTCTTCTGACCCAGGGATTTCTGGTAGTGCTCGGAACATTATTGTCAGATATTGTGCTGGCATGGCTTGACCCGAGAATCAGGTACGCGGAGAGGAGTAACTGA
- a CDS encoding HAD family hydrolase, giving the protein MMNREQSKKLVIFIDSGDTIIDESTEIRDENGIVIHAEPIEGAAETLKALYEAGYTIALVADGEYQSFENVYTQNGLKHCFKTWTVSEIVGKQKPAAVMFEDAMKKNSLTEEDKKRIVMIGNNLKKDIVGANRFGITSILMAWSPRYNMQPSSPEETPDYIVHKPSELLPLIEELNSRLDE; this is encoded by the coding sequence ATGATGAACAGAGAGCAATCTAAAAAACTTGTGATTTTCATAGACAGTGGTGATACAATAATTGACGAATCAACTGAAATACGGGATGAAAACGGCATTGTGATCCATGCCGAACCGATAGAAGGTGCCGCCGAAACGCTGAAGGCACTCTATGAAGCCGGTTATACCATTGCACTGGTGGCCGACGGCGAATACCAGTCCTTTGAAAACGTCTATACCCAAAACGGTCTGAAACACTGTTTTAAAACATGGACCGTTTCGGAAATTGTGGGCAAGCAGAAACCTGCGGCCGTCATGTTTGAGGATGCAATGAAAAAAAACAGTTTAACCGAAGAAGACAAAAAAAGAATTGTAATGATTGGAAACAATTTAAAAAAGGATATAGTCGGGGCAAACAGGTTTGGTATAACGTCCATCCTTATGGCATGGTCCCCGCGGTATAACATGCAGCCTTCTTCACCCGAGGAAACGCCTGATTATATTGTTCATAAGCCGTCGGAATTGCTGCCGCTGATTGAGGAGTTAAACAGCCGGCTGGATGAATAA
- a CDS encoding ABC transporter ATP-binding protein, whose translation MSEYILEVKNLYKEYTSKNITVKAVTDISFSIKKGETVGIVGESGCGKTTLGRCIVRAIPATSGQVLYTAEDGITYDFLSIDKKKLKELRKDIQMIFQDPYSSLDPRMTVLNIITEPLKANFPKMKKSEMEQRATEIAEKVGLNPSYLRRYPHAFSGGQRQRIGIARALVINPRIVVCDEPVSALDVSIQAQVINLLKDLQREFGLTYIFISHDLSVVEYISDKVGVMYLGKMVEFAETETLFSRPMHPYTEALLSSVPVADPTYKMNRIPLKGEIPNPANPPSGCYFHERCSYCKDICKKEPPEYREIEKDHFVACHRVEELKLRGFSYDEQRAI comes from the coding sequence TTGAGCGAATATATACTTGAAGTAAAAAATTTATATAAGGAATATACGTCGAAAAACATAACTGTCAAGGCGGTAACCGATATAAGTTTCAGCATTAAAAAAGGCGAAACCGTCGGAATAGTAGGGGAATCGGGATGCGGAAAAACAACGCTGGGAAGGTGCATAGTGCGTGCCATACCTGCCACAAGCGGTCAGGTATTATATACGGCCGAAGACGGTATAACATACGATTTTCTGAGTATTGACAAAAAGAAACTGAAAGAATTGCGCAAGGATATACAAATGATATTCCAGGATCCGTATTCCTCGCTGGATCCCCGCATGACCGTTCTGAATATAATCACCGAACCGCTGAAAGCCAATTTCCCTAAAATGAAAAAAAGTGAAATGGAGCAGCGGGCCACTGAAATAGCTGAAAAGGTCGGTTTGAATCCCAGTTATCTGAGACGTTATCCTCATGCCTTTTCGGGTGGTCAGCGGCAGAGGATAGGAATTGCAAGGGCTTTGGTTATAAATCCGAGGATTGTGGTATGCGACGAACCGGTAAGCGCACTTGACGTATCCATACAGGCGCAGGTTATAAACCTCTTAAAGGATCTGCAGAGGGAATTCGGTCTTACATACATTTTTATCAGCCATGATTTGTCGGTGGTTGAATATATCTCGGATAAAGTAGGGGTAATGTATCTTGGAAAAATGGTTGAGTTTGCAGAAACCGAAACCCTGTTCTCAAGACCCATGCACCCGTATACCGAGGCGTTGTTGTCTTCGGTTCCGGTAGCCGATCCAACATATAAGATGAACAGAATTCCGCTAAAAGGCGAAATACCCAACCCGGCCAATCCGCCAAGCGGCTGTTATTTCCATGAAAGGTGCAGTTACTGCAAAGACATTTGCAAAAAAGAACCGCCAGAATACCGCGAAATAGAAAAAGACCACTTTGTTGCGTGCCACAGGGTGGAAGAACTGAAACTGAGAGGTTTTTCATATGATGAACAGAGAGCAATCTAA
- a CDS encoding ABC transporter ATP-binding protein: MNLYGRYFKKYWFPFLTAVFCVACEAVCDLLAPTLMSNVINMGIAQSQISQVYYWGSRMLLVTFLGACFAVTRNILASMVSQRMGADLRYDLFEKIIYFSERSVDKIESGSLITRMTNDTSQIVQFVNGIMRIFMKAPITCAGSIVLASMLNFRLSLIVYCVVAIVAALIIVSMKLSYPRYSVFQKAMDKVNSVVQEYLIGVRLVKAFGTYEEESEKFENANSNLMKSGISAQMIITLISPVITFTVGIGTVTVIYAGSRLFAVNLANPGDITAFTVYMSQMLTSLIMITNIFNTFVRTKASTARIKEVFECDGDFTGGEEKELNGDIEFENVTFAYPNGSGVPALKNLSFSVKSGETLAIIGPTGSGKSTLAWLLLRFYDVNGGRILINGCDIRELDVELLRKNIAIVPQKPMLFSGTVAENIRWGNREATDEMVRKAAKTALADDFVSRMKDGYESLLGSGGVNLSGGQKQRVSIARAILKNSPVLILDDATSALDAVTEAKVRENLMNRDRTQTVIIITQRCSTAMYADRILVLDNGEKVGYGTHEQLMKECEVYRDIYRTQIESSRGGAVNGTEYFKT; encoded by the coding sequence ATGAATTTGTACGGCAGATATTTCAAAAAATACTGGTTTCCTTTCCTGACAGCCGTTTTTTGTGTTGCATGTGAGGCGGTGTGCGATCTGCTTGCCCCAACGCTTATGTCAAACGTAATTAATATGGGGATTGCTCAAAGCCAGATTTCCCAGGTTTATTACTGGGGAAGCCGTATGCTGCTGGTAACGTTTTTAGGCGCGTGTTTTGCAGTTACAAGAAACATTCTGGCCAGTATGGTATCCCAGCGCATGGGAGCAGATTTAAGATATGATTTGTTTGAAAAGATAATATATTTTTCAGAACGAAGTGTTGACAAAATTGAAAGCGGATCGCTTATTACCCGTATGACCAATGATACATCTCAAATAGTACAGTTTGTTAACGGTATTATGCGGATTTTTATGAAAGCGCCGATAACTTGCGCAGGCAGCATAGTTCTTGCAAGCATGCTCAACTTCAGGCTGAGCCTTATTGTATACTGTGTTGTTGCGATAGTTGCCGCTCTCATTATTGTCAGTATGAAGCTCAGCTATCCACGGTATTCTGTATTTCAGAAAGCAATGGACAAGGTAAATTCGGTTGTCCAGGAATACCTCATAGGAGTGCGCCTGGTAAAAGCCTTTGGCACTTACGAAGAAGAAAGTGAGAAGTTTGAAAATGCCAATTCAAATCTTATGAAAAGCGGGATATCGGCTCAAATGATTATTACGCTGATATCGCCCGTAATTACCTTCACGGTCGGTATCGGAACGGTTACTGTAATTTATGCCGGAAGCAGGCTGTTTGCGGTAAATCTTGCAAACCCGGGCGATATTACGGCATTTACCGTTTATATGTCGCAAATGCTGACGTCCTTGATAATGATTACGAATATATTTAATACCTTTGTAAGGACAAAGGCTTCCACCGCCCGTATTAAGGAAGTATTTGAATGTGACGGGGATTTCACCGGCGGTGAGGAAAAAGAATTAAACGGGGATATTGAATTTGAAAATGTCACTTTTGCGTATCCAAACGGCAGTGGAGTACCGGCGCTGAAAAATTTATCGTTTTCGGTTAAAAGCGGTGAAACCCTTGCAATTATCGGACCTACGGGAAGCGGCAAATCCACTTTGGCATGGCTGCTTTTGAGGTTCTACGACGTGAACGGCGGAAGAATTCTGATTAACGGATGCGACATCAGAGAACTGGATGTTGAGCTGTTACGCAAAAATATAGCGATTGTACCCCAGAAACCTATGCTTTTTTCAGGTACAGTTGCCGAAAACATCAGGTGGGGAAACAGGGAAGCCACCGATGAAATGGTGAGAAAAGCAGCGAAGACGGCACTGGCCGATGATTTTGTCAGCAGGATGAAGGACGGCTATGAAAGCCTTTTGGGGAGCGGAGGAGTGAATCTCTCAGGCGGACAGAAGCAGCGTGTATCCATAGCCAGGGCGATACTTAAGAACTCCCCGGTGCTTATACTGGATGACGCCACCAGCGCACTGGATGCGGTAACCGAAGCAAAAGTGCGTGAAAATCTGATGAACAGGGACCGTACTCAGACCGTGATAATCATAACCCAGCGTTGCAGCACAGCCATGTATGCAGACCGGATTCTTGTTCTGGATAACGGCGAAAAAGTGGGTTACGGCACACATGAGCAACTGATGAAGGAATGCGAAGTATATCGGGATATATACAGAACGCAAATAGAAAGCAGCAGGGGGGGCGCAGTGAATGGGACAGAATATTTCAAGACCTGA
- a CDS encoding EAL domain-containing protein: MRVKILVAEDSTVERTIIKDMLSDYQVLTACDGVEAMHVLNEHNDVDILILDLNMPRMDGFQVLEALRCDRRFKNLRTIILTNYDELENEIRGLRLGAVDFIRKPIHMHSLKARIDVHVTLLRAQQALEQRLDEQTLTFDMIFTQAPIGIAISHELKGHDKPVIKVNPMFEQIVGRTEEEINIIGWEKITHPDDLGEDAENLKKLRAGEIGMYCMDKRYIRPDGSVVWVHMIVAPLILPEDRIFGHICLVQDITDRKIFEEALHESERSKSVFLSHLPGLAYRCNYDREWTMQFVSDGCYALTGYRPESLLNNRELSFKDIISPEYREALWNKWKEVLAQRQQFKYEYEIITATGERKWVLELGQGIFNDNGEVEALEGIILDISDRKAVEDALKYNNEHDRTTGLYNREYLISLLENDLKKKKDIKKALIGVNLTAVQLLTVKYGFNYTQSLIKKAAAVLSALCSENRQLFHVRENRFVFYIVGYSDKNELVEFGNAVAETLESLFITDRINGGIGIVEIDQHQSEINAELLMRRMLLATDRSINLYDNDYVICFYDDELESMVNREIEIERALFAIANDTGTKDELFLHYQPILDLKSGSICDFEALCRLKTEKLGLVSPAEFIPVAEKTKLIIPIGEKVIINAFKFLSRLNENGYGNISVSVNISVIQLLKPEFTDRLLELIAKMNVNPGNICLEITESVFSSDFARINKAINKLRTAGIHIAIDDFGTGYSSLAREKELNVDSLKIDKYFIDNLLDANPDKVITSDIISMSHKLGHCTVAEGVEHDIQLHYLMEHDCDRVQGYLISKPLDENNAIEFLKNYSA; encoded by the coding sequence ATGCGGGTTAAAATTTTGGTCGCTGAAGATTCGACGGTTGAAAGAACAATAATAAAGGATATGCTCAGCGACTATCAGGTTTTGACGGCTTGTGACGGCGTGGAAGCGATGCATGTGCTTAACGAACACAATGACGTTGACATTCTTATACTTGATCTTAATATGCCAAGAATGGATGGTTTTCAGGTACTTGAGGCTTTGAGGTGCGACCGGCGTTTTAAAAATCTGCGGACGATAATTCTTACAAATTACGATGAGCTGGAAAATGAAATCAGAGGTCTAAGACTTGGTGCCGTTGACTTTATCCGCAAGCCAATCCATATGCATTCGCTGAAAGCAAGGATAGACGTACATGTTACACTGTTGCGTGCACAACAGGCTCTGGAACAGAGACTGGATGAACAAACCCTTACATTTGACATGATTTTTACACAGGCACCCATCGGAATTGCCATTTCCCATGAGCTGAAAGGACACGATAAGCCCGTCATAAAGGTTAACCCGATGTTCGAGCAGATTGTGGGGAGAACAGAGGAAGAAATAAATATTATCGGGTGGGAAAAGATAACCCATCCCGATGATCTGGGGGAAGACGCGGAAAACCTCAAAAAGCTCAGGGCTGGTGAAATTGGAATGTATTGCATGGACAAGCGCTATATAAGGCCTGACGGCTCGGTGGTCTGGGTACATATGATTGTAGCTCCGCTTATTCTGCCGGAAGATCGGATTTTCGGTCATATCTGTCTGGTACAGGATATTACTGACAGAAAAATATTTGAAGAAGCCCTGCATGAAAGTGAGCGCAGCAAATCGGTGTTTCTTTCCCATTTACCTGGACTTGCATACAGATGCAATTATGATCGTGAATGGACAATGCAGTTTGTTTCTGACGGATGTTATGCCCTTACCGGCTATCGTCCGGAAAGCCTTCTGAATAACAGGGAACTTTCATTTAAAGACATTATTTCCCCCGAATACCGGGAAGCTTTGTGGAATAAATGGAAGGAAGTCCTTGCCCAAAGACAGCAGTTTAAATACGAATACGAGATTATAACCGCAACGGGTGAAAGAAAATGGGTTTTGGAACTGGGCCAGGGGATTTTCAACGACAACGGTGAAGTTGAAGCCCTGGAAGGAATTATTCTTGACATATCGGATCGAAAGGCAGTGGAAGATGCGTTAAAATATAATAACGAGCATGACAGAACCACAGGATTGTATAACCGGGAGTACTTAATTTCATTACTTGAAAATGATTTGAAGAAAAAGAAAGACATAAAAAAGGCGCTTATTGGCGTAAATCTTACAGCTGTTCAGTTATTGACGGTAAAATACGGGTTTAATTATACTCAAAGTCTGATAAAAAAGGCTGCTGCGGTTTTAAGCGCGCTTTGTTCCGAAAACAGGCAACTGTTCCATGTCCGTGAAAACCGGTTTGTTTTTTACATAGTGGGATATAGTGATAAAAACGAGCTTGTTGAATTTGGCAATGCCGTGGCGGAGACTTTGGAGTCACTGTTTATAACCGACAGAATAAATGGCGGTATAGGAATTGTTGAAATTGATCAGCATCAAAGCGAAATCAATGCAGAACTGCTTATGAGAAGGATGCTACTCGCCACTGATAGATCCATAAATCTGTATGATAATGATTATGTGATATGTTTTTATGATGATGAACTGGAGTCGATGGTTAACCGTGAAATAGAGATTGAAAGGGCGCTTTTTGCAATAGCAAACGATACCGGTACAAAAGACGAGTTGTTTTTACATTATCAGCCTATTCTTGATTTAAAAAGCGGCTCCATTTGCGATTTTGAGGCATTGTGCAGATTAAAGACCGAAAAGCTTGGACTTGTTTCCCCGGCGGAGTTTATCCCGGTTGCCGAAAAAACAAAACTCATAATCCCGATAGGTGAAAAAGTTATTATAAATGCTTTTAAGTTTTTGAGCAGGCTTAACGAAAACGGCTATGGAAACATTTCGGTTTCAGTCAATATTTCGGTTATCCAGCTTCTGAAACCTGAGTTTACCGACAGGCTGCTTGAATTAATAGCCAAAATGAACGTAAATCCGGGAAATATATGCCTTGAAATTACCGAATCGGTTTTCTCTTCCGATTTTGCGCGTATAAACAAAGCTATTAACAAACTGAGAACGGCGGGAATTCACATTGCAATAGATGATTTCGGAACAGGTTATTCCTCCCTTGCCAGGGAAAAGGAACTCAACGTGGACAGCCTGAAAATAGACAAATATTTTATTGATAATTTGCTGGATGCCAATCCGGACAAGGTTATAACCAGCGATATTATCTCCATGTCCCATAAGCTGGGGCATTGTACAGTAGCCGAGGGCGTAGAGCATGACATACAACTGCATTATTTAATGGAACACGACTGCGACAGAGTTCAGGGATACCTGATAAGCAAACCCCTTGATGAAAACAACGCTATTGAGTTTTTGAAAAATTACAGTGCATAG
- a CDS encoding ABC transporter ATP-binding protein, with amino-acid sequence MGQNISRPETKMPSFGAMRPGGGPSRFAPGAKPKNAKGTMTRIIKIYMRWGKSIFLAMFLTAVSSLISVTIPYFTGKTFDAFELAARTVDTGMLVKYLLIIVALHAINWLISAFSGVIILKVSQKLVYTVRKEVFEKMQKLPLEFYDTRSHGDTMSRITNDVDNISSTIAQTTTQLISSILTLIGSLVVMVRMNIPLTLVVLLCIPLVTALTRLIASRSRAYFLEQQRNLGALNGIIEENILGLKMVKAFGKQKDVLKKFREVNEKLNESSTKAHIWSGYMMPLLNVINNLVFTATAITGGILAVNYNLPVSTVVSFLSYSKQFAHPLNSIAGMFNTIQSALAGAERVFEILDSEEEAADPEGAADLEHPKGHVVFDNVSFSYNKTTPVLRNINFSVKAGEVIALVGETGAGKTTIVNLLMRFYDPDDGRILIDNKPITGIKRNSLRKCFSVVLQDTCLFTGTIMDNIRYARKDATDEEVIRAAKIARAHDFISRLPNGYNTMVSGATDNLSQGQRQLIAIARAVLCDSPILILDEATSSVDTKTEKDIQRALVNLMKNRTCFLIAHRLSTIRDADHILVISDGRIVESGNHESLMNQRGQYYKMVISQMGINSPLYKDVCKSEL; translated from the coding sequence ATGGGACAGAATATTTCAAGACCTGAAACAAAGATGCCGTCGTTTGGCGCGATGAGGCCTGGCGGCGGGCCCAGCCGTTTTGCACCCGGAGCGAAACCTAAAAATGCAAAGGGAACTATGACGCGTATCATAAAAATATATATGCGATGGGGGAAATCCATTTTTCTGGCTATGTTCCTTACTGCAGTTTCATCGTTAATTTCAGTCACGATTCCGTATTTTACCGGAAAGACCTTTGATGCCTTTGAGCTTGCAGCCAGAACTGTGGACACAGGAATGCTCGTGAAATATTTGCTGATAATCGTGGCTTTACACGCAATAAATTGGCTCATTTCAGCTTTCAGCGGAGTGATTATACTCAAAGTCTCGCAAAAACTTGTTTACACTGTGCGAAAAGAAGTTTTCGAAAAAATGCAGAAGCTTCCGTTGGAATTTTACGACACGCGTTCCCATGGCGACACGATGAGCCGGATTACAAATGACGTGGACAATATCAGTTCTACCATTGCCCAGACAACAACACAGTTAATATCAAGTATTCTGACCCTTATAGGTTCCCTTGTGGTAATGGTACGAATGAACATACCGCTGACTCTTGTTGTTCTGTTATGTATTCCCCTTGTAACCGCTCTTACGCGGTTAATTGCATCCAGAAGCCGTGCATATTTTCTCGAACAGCAACGCAATCTCGGTGCGCTTAACGGGATCATTGAGGAAAACATCCTTGGCCTGAAAATGGTAAAGGCTTTCGGAAAACAGAAGGATGTTCTAAAGAAGTTCAGGGAAGTCAATGAAAAGTTGAATGAAAGCAGTACAAAGGCTCATATATGGTCTGGATATATGATGCCCCTTCTGAACGTCATTAATAACCTTGTTTTCACCGCTACCGCGATAACAGGAGGAATACTTGCGGTGAATTATAACCTTCCTGTCAGCACCGTGGTGAGTTTCCTGAGTTATTCAAAGCAATTTGCCCATCCTCTTAATTCCATTGCAGGCATGTTTAATACAATACAGTCTGCTCTGGCGGGCGCGGAACGGGTTTTTGAGATTCTGGACAGTGAGGAGGAAGCGGCTGACCCGGAAGGTGCTGCTGATCTGGAGCATCCGAAAGGACATGTGGTGTTTGATAATGTGAGTTTTTCTTACAATAAAACAACTCCTGTATTGAGAAACATAAATTTCAGCGTAAAGGCGGGAGAAGTGATTGCGCTTGTCGGCGAAACAGGCGCGGGAAAAACAACTATTGTGAATCTCCTGATGCGTTTTTATGATCCGGATGACGGAAGGATACTGATTGATAATAAGCCGATAACCGGCATCAAACGAAACAGTCTCAGAAAATGCTTTTCGGTAGTGCTTCAGGACACATGCCTTTTTACCGGTACCATTATGGACAATATTCGCTATGCCAGAAAGGACGCAACCGATGAAGAGGTAATCAGGGCTGCCAAAATAGCCCGAGCCCATGACTTTATTAGCAGATTGCCTAACGGGTATAATACTATGGTTTCGGGTGCCACTGACAATTTAAGCCAGGGCCAGCGCCAGCTTATTGCAATTGCCCGCGCGGTGCTGTGCGACAGCCCTATATTAATACTGGACGAAGCAACCAGCAGCGTTGATACGAAAACCGAGAAAGACATCCAGCGGGCCTTGGTTAACTTGATGAAAAACCGCACATGCTTTTTGATAGCTCACCGTCTGTCCACAATAAGGGATGCCGATCATATTCTTGTTATCAGTGACGGAAGAATAGTGGAGAGCGGCAACCATGAAAGCCTTATGAACCAAAGAGGACAATATTATAAAATGGTAATAAGCCAGATGGGCATTAACAGTCCGCTGTATAAAGACGTTTGTAAATCGGAGCTGTGA
- a CDS encoding ABC transporter ATP-binding protein, with translation MDAKETIIRVNNLHINIKTEEGILTAVRGVSFHIDKGETLGLVGESGCGKSLTCKAILALNDQKCSTTGEILFNSGERVVDILKMSPKGPEIRDIRGKQISMIFQEPMVCFSPLYTIGSQINECTRLHITKDKKKSREITIDMMKKVGIANAEKRYDQYPHEFSGGMLQRALIAMALVCRPKLLIADEPTTALDVTIQAQILELIKELQKDLKMSVLFVTHDLGTVAKMCDRVAVMYLGKIVETGPVEEIYFNPKHPYTKGLIGSVHKIGSKRKERLDSIEGTVPLALNLPPGCGFYERCHCRIDGVCNVREPETIEVGPGHTVSCHAV, from the coding sequence ATGGACGCAAAAGAAACTATTATCCGGGTAAATAATCTCCATATAAATATAAAAACCGAAGAAGGTATCTTGACTGCAGTACGTGGCGTTTCTTTTCACATTGACAAAGGAGAGACGCTGGGACTGGTCGGGGAGTCGGGATGCGGGAAATCGCTTACATGTAAAGCCATATTGGCTCTAAATGATCAGAAATGTTCCACCACCGGCGAGATTCTTTTCAATTCCGGCGAAAGAGTTGTTGATATCCTTAAAATGTCGCCAAAGGGGCCCGAAATACGCGATATTCGTGGAAAACAGATATCGATGATTTTTCAGGAGCCTATGGTTTGCTTTTCCCCGCTGTATACAATCGGCAGTCAGATTAATGAATGTACGAGGCTTCATATAACAAAAGACAAAAAGAAGTCAAGGGAAATTACAATAGACATGATGAAAAAAGTAGGAATAGCCAATGCTGAAAAAAGATATGACCAGTATCCCCATGAATTTTCAGGCGGAATGCTTCAGCGTGCTTTAATAGCGATGGCTCTGGTTTGCAGACCCAAGCTTCTGATAGCCGATGAACCTACGACGGCACTCGACGTTACTATTCAGGCGCAGATCCTGGAACTTATAAAGGAACTTCAGAAAGATCTCAAAATGTCGGTTCTTTTCGTAACCCATGACCTTGGCACTGTTGCAAAAATGTGCGACAGGGTTGCGGTCATGTACCTTGGAAAAATTGTGGAAACAGGCCCTGTTGAGGAGATATATTTCAATCCGAAGCACCCCTACACAAAAGGTTTGATTGGTTCGGTACATAAAATCGGTTCAAAGAGAAAAGAACGGCTGGATTCAATCGAAGGCACCGTTCCGCTGGCATTGAATCTGCCGCCCGGCTGCGGTTTTTACGAACGTTGCCATTGCCGGATAGACGGGGTCTGCAATGTGAGAGAGCCCGAAACTATCGAGGTTGGGCCGGGACATACCGTCAGCTGCCATGCTGTATAA
- a CDS encoding ABC transporter permease translates to MTLEDVKGKKMTKEEEYYLASQWTLMRRKFKKHKLATVSLWVLGFMYFVALFGNFIAPYDLVSYNSKIVNAPPTKVHLFHEGKYIGPFVYGIKMERDPVTKRKIYTENTDEIYRIKWFTHGSEYKLFGIIKTDIHLFGVEKGGVILLMGADSMGRDLFSRMILGSQVSLTVPFAGTIISFVLGIIIGGIAGYFGGAVDTVISRVIEVLSSLPTIPLWMALSAAIPPDIPIVRVYLYITIIVSFISWTGLARIVRGKFISLREEDYILAAKVAGVSNWKIITRHLIPGFMSYLIVSLTMSIPGMIIGETSMSFLGLGIRSPATSWGVLLQEAQDITSIAMHPWKLIPLFAVIITVLAFNFIGDGLRDAADPYK, encoded by the coding sequence ATGACTTTGGAAGATGTCAAGGGCAAAAAAATGACTAAGGAAGAGGAATATTATCTTGCTTCTCAGTGGACGTTAATGAGGAGGAAGTTTAAAAAACATAAACTGGCCACGGTAAGTCTGTGGGTACTGGGCTTTATGTATTTTGTGGCTTTGTTCGGCAATTTCATAGCCCCGTATGATCTGGTTTCCTATAACTCGAAAATTGTTAACGCTCCTCCGACAAAAGTACATTTGTTTCATGAAGGCAAATACATAGGGCCGTTTGTATACGGCATTAAAATGGAACGGGATCCTGTAACGAAAAGAAAGATATATACCGAAAACACCGATGAAATATACAGGATAAAGTGGTTTACACACGGAAGCGAATATAAGCTGTTCGGAATAATAAAAACTGATATTCATCTGTTCGGTGTCGAAAAAGGCGGAGTAATACTGTTAATGGGAGCCGATTCAATGGGACGGGATCTGTTTTCCCGAATGATTTTGGGAAGTCAGGTCTCGCTTACGGTACCTTTTGCAGGTACGATAATAAGTTTTGTGTTGGGAATAATAATCGGCGGAATTGCGGGATATTTCGGCGGAGCAGTGGACACGGTGATTTCAAGGGTTATTGAAGTTCTGTCGTCACTTCCGACAATTCCTCTGTGGATGGCGTTATCGGCGGCAATACCGCCTGATATACCTATCGTCAGAGTGTACCTTTATATAACGATAATTGTTTCATTTATTTCGTGGACCGGTCTGGCAAGAATTGTACGCGGAAAATTCATATCATTGCGTGAGGAGGATTATATACTGGCTGCAAAAGTCGCCGGAGTAAGCAACTGGAAAATTATTACAAGACACCTTATTCCCGGTTTCATGAGTTACCTTATAGTTAGTCTTACAATGAGCATACCGGGAATGATCATCGGTGAAACATCGATGAGCTTTCTGGGCCTTGGTATCCGTTCTCCGGCAACAAGCTGGGGTGTTTTGCTGCAGGAAGCGCAGGATATAACCAGTATAGCAATGCATCCTTGGAAACTTATACCGTTGTTTGCCGTAATTATTACGGTGCTGGCCTTTAACTTCATCGGTGACGGGTTACGGGATGCGGCAGATCCATACAAATAA